In Pseudomonas oryzicola, one DNA window encodes the following:
- the nadA gene encoding quinolinate synthase NadA — MTQISERLLVQAHLDAKQPNPLTAEQEAEYRAAIAAELKAQNAVLVAHYYCDPVIQALAEETGGCVSDSLEMARFGKNHPAQTVVVAGVRFMGETAKILTPEKRVLMPTLEATCSLDLGCPVEEFSAFCDQHPERTVVVYANTSAAVKARADWVVTSSCALEIVESLMDNGETIIWGPDQHLGRYIQKQTGADMLLWDGACIVHEEFKSRQLADMKALYPDAAILVHPESPEAVIELADAVGSTSQLIKAAQTLPNKTFIVATDRGIFYKMQQLCPDKEFVEAPTAGNGAACRSCAHCPWMAMNTLERVLDCLRNGTNEIFVDPALVPKAIKPLNRMLDFTQAARLKLSGNA, encoded by the coding sequence ATGACCCAGATTTCCGAACGCCTGTTGGTTCAGGCCCACCTCGACGCCAAGCAGCCCAACCCGCTGACAGCCGAGCAGGAGGCCGAGTACCGTGCGGCCATCGCTGCCGAGCTCAAGGCCCAGAACGCCGTGCTGGTCGCCCATTACTACTGCGACCCGGTCATCCAGGCGCTGGCCGAAGAAACCGGCGGCTGCGTATCCGACTCGCTGGAAATGGCCCGCTTCGGCAAGAACCACCCAGCGCAAACCGTAGTCGTTGCCGGTGTCCGTTTCATGGGCGAGACAGCCAAGATCCTCACCCCGGAAAAACGCGTGCTCATGCCGACCCTGGAGGCTACCTGCTCCCTCGACCTGGGCTGCCCGGTGGAGGAGTTCTCGGCGTTCTGCGACCAGCACCCCGAGCGCACCGTGGTGGTCTATGCCAACACTTCTGCGGCCGTGAAAGCCCGTGCCGACTGGGTGGTGACTTCGAGCTGCGCGCTGGAAATCGTCGAAAGCCTGATGGACAACGGCGAAACCATCATCTGGGGCCCCGACCAGCACCTGGGCCGCTACATCCAGAAGCAAACCGGTGCCGACATGCTGCTGTGGGACGGTGCCTGCATCGTCCACGAAGAGTTCAAGTCGCGCCAGCTGGCCGACATGAAAGCGCTGTATCCGGATGCCGCGATCCTGGTGCACCCTGAATCGCCGGAGGCGGTGATCGAGCTGGCCGACGCGGTCGGCTCCACCAGCCAGCTGATCAAGGCTGCCCAGACCCTGCCGAACAAGACCTTCATCGTTGCTACCGACCGCGGCATTTTCTACAAGATGCAGCAGCTGTGCCCGGACAAGGAGTTCGTCGAAGCCCCGACCGCCGGTAACGGCGCGGCGTGCCGCAGCTGCGCGCACTGCCCATGGATGGCGATGAATACCCTGGAGCGGGTGCTGGATTGCCTGCGTAATGGCACGAACGAGATCTTTGTCGACCCGGCGCTGGTGCCGAAGGCGATCAAGCCGTTGAACCGGATGCTGGACTTTACCCAGGCAGCGCGCCTGAAGTTGTCCGGTAACGCCTGA